The window ACCCGCGGCGAGCCCACTTCCTCCAGGGCGCGGCGGAGCTCCGGCTGGAAGACGATGGGCAGCGCCACCAGGATGGGCAGCAGCGCCTGGTTGAGGAGCCAGGCGGTGGCGCGGAGATCCAGCCAGCGGCTGACCACCCCCGCCAGGAAGAGCACCAGCAGTCCCTGCACCAGGAGGAGTGCCCGCGTCCCGCGGATGAGGAGGATCAGGCGATAAATGATGAACGTGACGATCAAGACGTCCAGGAGGTTGCGCAGCCAATCCCAGGGGGTGTTCCCGAGGAGTCCGAGCAGGTCGACGCTGATGGGCACTCGTTCACTTCCCTCCGTCCATCTCCTGCGTCGCCAGCAGCGCCGGCCCGCCCGGGACCGCCGCGTGGTGCCGGTAGTAGGCCAGGGTCTCCAGGGCCAGGTTGAGGTCGACGTTCTGGACATAGACCTGGGGCGGCACGCGGACCGTCACGGCGGCGAAGTTGAGGATGGCCCGCACACCCCCTGTGACCAGGAGATCGGTCACCGCCTGGGCGGATTCAGGGGGGACCGCCACGATGGCCACGTCGACCCCTTCCTTGCGCAGGGCGTCCGGAAGGGTGCGAACCGGCCGGATGGGCAGGCCGCCCACCTCCTGGCCGACCTTCTGCGGGTCGGCGTCGAAGAGCAGGCGGATGCGCATGGGGGTGGGTTGGGTGGCGTTGTGCCGGACCAGCGCGGAACCCAGGTGACCGACGCCCACCAGGGCGACCGGCACCGGCTCGGTCAGGCCGAGGATGCTGGCGATGGCCCAGGCCAGGTGCTCGGTCTCGTAGCCGACGCCGCGCACCCCGAAGGCGCCGAAATAGGCCAGGTCCTTCCGGATCTGTTCCGAGGAGAAGCCTGTGACGCGGGCGATCTCCTGGGAGGAGACGGTCTGGACGCCCTGCCTGCGCATGGCCTCCACCGCTCGCAAGTAGATGGGAAGCCGGTGCACCGTCACTTCCGGGATCCGGCTCTGTGCCATAGCCCCGCCTCCTGCGCTCAGTACGTCCTATGCACCAGCTCCAGAGCCAGGCGATCCAGCGCGTCGCGATAGGAACCGGCCGGCAGCTGGCGCAGCGCCTCGCGGGCCTGGGCCGTGTGCGCCTCCGCCCGGCGCCGCGTCTCCTCCAGCCCGCCGCACTCCTCGACCCACTGGCGGATCGCGCCCAACTCCTCGTCGCCCAGACGGCGTTCCTCGATCATGGCGCGCAGCTCGTCCGCGTGGGGCGAGTGGCGGAGCGCCCAGAGAACGGGAAGGGTGAGCAGCCCCTCCCGGAGGTCACTTCCTACCGGTTTGCCGATGCGGCGGGCCGAGCCGCTCAGGTCCAGGAGGTCGTCCACCATCTGGTAGCCCAGGCCGATCTCGTGGCCGTACCGCTCGGCGGCCGCCACCTCCGCCTCGGCGGCCCCGGCGAGGCGCGCCCCCAGGCCGCAGCAGGCGGCGATGAACTCGGCCGTCTTGCGGGCGATCCGATCGGCGTAGGCTTCCTCGCCGCTGCTCGTGTCGAAGGCATGGCGCTGCTGGTCCAGCTCGCCCACCGACATGGCGTGGACCACGTCGGCCATCCGCCGG is drawn from Bacillota bacterium and contains these coding sequences:
- a CDS encoding redox-sensing transcriptional repressor Rex → MAQSRIPEVTVHRLPIYLRAVEAMRRQGVQTVSSQEIARVTGFSSEQIRKDLAYFGAFGVRGVGYETEHLAWAIASILGLTEPVPVALVGVGHLGSALVRHNATQPTPMRIRLLFDADPQKVGQEVGGLPIRPVRTLPDALRKEGVDVAIVAVPPESAQAVTDLLVTGGVRAILNFAAVTVRVPPQVYVQNVDLNLALETLAYYRHHAAVPGGPALLATQEMDGGK
- a CDS encoding polyprenyl synthetase family protein, producing MLESLPPHAGELAVASAEASGLVQAELRAVEEAIAAELTSDRPYLTEMALHLASGGGKRLRPTLVLLTGRLLGAEPEQLVPAAAAVEILHMATLVHDDTIDRAELRRGVATVNARWGDAVAILVGDFLFARSFVLFARTGRNEVVRRMADVVHAMSVGELDQQRHAFDTSSGEEAYADRIARKTAEFIAACCGLGARLAGAAEAEVAAAERYGHEIGLGYQMVDDLLDLSGSARRIGKPVGSDLREGLLTLPVLWALRHSPHADELRAMIEERRLGDEELGAIRQWVEECGGLEETRRRAEAHTAQAREALRQLPAGSYRDALDRLALELVHRTY